A window of Halanaerobiales bacterium contains these coding sequences:
- a CDS encoding pyruvate, water dikinase regulatory protein, protein MIKLQEKPKVYVVSDSIGDTAQNVVDAAASQFNSGHIETERYSYIKTSRELKNIIERAKKDKSLIVFTLINPKLRKEFVELGEKNDVPIIDIMGPVMKKFQDMLDIEPRLKPGLVHRLDQNYFKRVEAMEFTVKYDDRNDDKGIRLADVVLVGVSRTSKTPMCIYLSYRGYKAANVPLVPEVEESPLLYRNPGNKIIGLTIDPLLLNEIRQERLKALGLSPDSQYASIKRINNELEHAEKIMQKIGCPVIDVTNKSIEESANEVMSYI, encoded by the coding sequence GTGATAAAATTGCAAGAAAAACCTAAAGTATATGTTGTATCTGATTCAATAGGGGATACTGCTCAGAATGTAGTGGATGCTGCAGCAAGTCAATTTAATTCAGGTCATATTGAGACAGAAAGATATTCATATATTAAAACATCTCGTGAATTAAAAAATATCATAGAAAGAGCAAAAAAAGATAAATCTTTAATTGTTTTTACTTTAATTAATCCTAAATTAAGAAAAGAATTTGTTGAATTAGGTGAAAAAAATGATGTACCAATAATTGATATTATGGGTCCAGTTATGAAAAAATTTCAAGATATGCTTGATATAGAACCTAGACTAAAACCAGGTTTGGTTCATAGATTAGATCAAAATTATTTTAAAAGAGTTGAAGCTATGGAATTTACAGTAAAATATGATGATAGAAATGATGATAAGGGTATTAGACTTGCCGATGTGGTATTAGTTGGAGTATCTCGGACTTCTAAAACACCTATGTGTATTTATTTGTCTTATAGAGGATATAAAGCAGCCAATGTTCCATTAGTTCCAGAAGTTGAAGAGTCTCCTTTGCTTTATAGAAATCCAGGTAATAAAATTATTGGTTTAACTATTGATCCTTTATTATTAAATGAAATTAGGCAGGAAAGACTAAAAGCTTTAGGATTAAGTCCTGATTCTCAGTATGCTTCTATAAAAAGAATAAATAATGAATTAGAGCATGCAGAAAAAATAATGCAAAAAATAGGGTGTCCTGTTATTGATGTTACTAATAAATCAATTGAAGAGTCGGCCAATGAAGTTATGTCTTATATTTAA